TCCCGCTGAGGGCCAGGGCAATAGTGCTGACACTGCCGCTGCAGTCAGCTCGGAAGAAGCCATGCCTGCTCCATCCGGTGATGTACTGCTGAGCTCAGCGCTAGATACACCCGTTAATGATTTACCGCTGGCCGAGATGGTTGTTGCACCAGAGCCTGCTGTTGAGGTTGAGGAGGATATGCAGGCGCTGCTTTCGCTGCTGAATGTCAGTGTATCTGCGCCGGAAGCCCCCGAAATGTTGGCTCAGGAGGACGCGCCCCAGAAGGAGGCTCCGGAGCCTACAGAAAGTGAGCGACCGGCAGCAGATTTACTCAATGTAGTGGATACGGTGACGACGTTACCAGAGAAAACTCCGCCCCTTATACCTGAAGCAACTACTTCTGATGACGTTCCAGCTGTTGCCGAAGCAGTCATACCTCAAGACGAACCTGAAAATTCTGAACCGGTGATGGGGCAAGGAGCCTCTGAGGTTGGTAAAGGGGAAGTGCCGATCTCTGATGAGCATTCAGGGGAGCAGTTCCTGCAGTGGCTGAGTACAGGTCTGACTTCAGGGGAAATTCCTATCAATACGGCAGGCGCCAGGGTTCATCTTGTTGCCGGATTTGTCTTCTTAACTGTTCCAGGGATCTTCTACCTCTACCTTAAGCAATCGGGACTGGAAGGAAATCAACGCGAGGCATTACAGGAGAGCTTTGAGCGATTGGATAAGCACCGGCGTGTAAAGGGTAAGCGGTTTTATTTTGCTGAGTTGTACGGAAATCCTGAGCGTACAGGTCCTTTTAAACGTACCAAGGGGTATCTCATTAAAGCGAGTTTCCTCTATCGAGGGGCACCGGTGCCAGCCGACAGTCCGGTGCTGGTCATCCCTTGATAGGGATTGTCCGTGTCTTTATATGGCACTTAATTTCAACTGGGGGGATATATAATGAACAAACGAGGAATGATGGACTGGGAAACATTGCTTGAGGAATATTGCTTCTCAAAACCACTCCGACCAGAAACTGAAAGCAGCTACCGAAAAGTGGTCGCAGTTTTCCAAAAATTTATTGGTGAAGATAAGTTGCCGGACGAGGTGACGCATCGCGATTTGATTCTCTGGAGAAGGGATATGCTTGGACGAGGTCTGACTACAAGTACCTGGAATAATAAGGTTCGTCATTTACGGGCGCTTTATAACCAGGGGATCAAGAAAAATTGGCTCACGATTACAGCTAATCCGCTTGATGAAACGCAGGTTCCTCCGGGGAGTAAGCGGAAGAAGATACTAAATCGCAATCAGATCGTTAGGCTCAATTTAGTATTGGCGCAGTTTGAGGAGCGTGAAAAGTTACGAATAGGAAAGCCTCGTCCGTGTGCGCTGTATCCTGTCTGGTATTGGCGTACGGTCATTGATGTGTTGCGTTCTACTGGCATGAGACAAAATCAACTGTTGCATATCCGTCTGATGGATGTCGATTTGGAAGCAAACTCGATGCTTCTCTGTAAAGAAGGCAGCAAGACACATCGTGAGTGGCTAGTACCCATAGTTAGCTTTGTTCGCGAACGAATGCGAATACTCGTCGAAAGAGCTAAAAACCAAGGTGCTGAGCCAGAAGACTATCTGTTCGATGTGGACCGATTTAAAAATCCTCTGGGGGAAGTAGGGCTGGAGCCTGAAATACAGCCTGTACGATCTTTCTTTACCCGGCTGAGCAAGGAATGCGGTTTCAAGGTAAGCCCGCATAGGTTTAGACATACTCTGGCAACAGAGATGATGAAGTCGCCAGATCGCAACTTGGCCATGGTGAAAGGTCTGCTGGGGCACCGCAGCGTGAGTACAACCATGGAATATGTAGAGTTGGATTTGAAGATAACCGGGCAGGCATTAGAAGACGAGTTGTCTCTCTATATGGACGTGATTCCTGTCCGGGAAGAAGAAGTTAGGCTTGCCTTGACATAACTTTAACAAGCTGTAAAAATCAACAGTGATCGAGAAAAGGACGCCTGTGGGCCAACACAGGCATCCTTTTTAAGAGGAACCTAGTTATCAA
The nucleotide sequence above comes from Serratia rhizosphaerae. Encoded proteins:
- a CDS encoding tyrosine-type recombinase/integrase — encoded protein: MNKRGMMDWETLLEEYCFSKPLRPETESSYRKVVAVFQKFIGEDKLPDEVTHRDLILWRRDMLGRGLTTSTWNNKVRHLRALYNQGIKKNWLTITANPLDETQVPPGSKRKKILNRNQIVRLNLVLAQFEEREKLRIGKPRPCALYPVWYWRTVIDVLRSTGMRQNQLLHIRLMDVDLEANSMLLCKEGSKTHREWLVPIVSFVRERMRILVERAKNQGAEPEDYLFDVDRFKNPLGEVGLEPEIQPVRSFFTRLSKECGFKVSPHRFRHTLATEMMKSPDRNLAMVKGLLGHRSVSTTMEYVELDLKITGQALEDELSLYMDVIPVREEEVRLALT